A genomic segment from Dasypus novemcinctus isolate mDasNov1 chromosome X, mDasNov1.1.hap2, whole genome shotgun sequence encodes:
- the PPP1R3F gene encoding protein phosphatase 1 regulatory subunit 3F isoform X3 → MKNADENIPAVADHPDVQESVGPLVAPTPLRPWPQMTLQVSEVTVTGNPPEEGDVPRSSPPVAFTEVPQAPAIRILPSSSLCGLGSSPRDQASGPDASEGAAGPLLEPSQQQVEATWEVASENGGGRKDPMVRAVMDEPHGSLEVVNSLEELLSEDTIDQELEQLYLSHLSRLRAAVAAGGTGVGGEGPSDGGMSPSHPLGILTDRDLILKWPGPERALNSALAEEITLHYARLGRGVELIKDIEDPDEEGEDEEGLPVMLSSPEGDSPKESPPEILPGAHSVVATMGDVWLPWAEGSGCDNPVTLNSQGQFVGDSGNGMGQDTSSLHRNKEIAGVTCSPGEPMTEALLEFTTEETGSLVPISGKEPVAPVFMQRREPGPWGTEVSCSSLASPCVSSQEEEGSGPSLAPPKRSPAIATPTECVCVLPPQLRGPLTQTLGVLAGLVVVPVALNNGMSILVLALCLSLAWFS, encoded by the exons ATGAAGAATGCTGATGAGAATATCCCTGCTGTGG CAGATCATCCTGATGTCCAGGAGTCTGTGGGTCCCCTGGTGGCCCCCACCCCTCTCCGTCCATGGCCCCAGATGACACTTCAG GTTTCCGAAGTTACAGTGACTGGCAACCCCCCAGAGGAAGGTGACGTCCCCAGAAGCAGTCCGCCTGTGGCTTTCACAGAGGTCCCCCAGGCACCAGCCATCAGgattctcccctcctcctctctctgtgGCCTGGGCAGCTCCCCCAGGGACCAGGCTTCGGGCCCCGATGCAAGTGAGGGGGCAGCTGGGCCTCTTCTGGAACCTAGCCAGCAACAGGTGGAGGCCACATGGGAGGTAGCAAGTGAAAATGGAGGGGGCCGAAAGGACCCCATGGTGCGGGCTGTTATGGATGAGCCCCATGGGAGTCTGGAGGTTGTGAATAGTTTGGAGGAGTTGCTTAGCGAGGACACCATTGACCAGGAGCTGGAGCAGCTCTACCTGTCCCACCTAAGCCGCCTGCGGGCCGCTGTTGCTGCAGGTGGGACAGGAGTGGGTGGGGAGGGCCCATCAGATGGGGGGATGTCCCCCAGCCATCCCCTGGGCATACTCACGGACCGCGACCTGATCTTGAAGTGGCCTGGCCCTGAGCGAGCCCTGAACAGTGCCCTGGCTGAGGAGATCACGCTGCACTATGCCCGGCTGGGGCGTGGTGTGGAGCTCATCAAGGACATTGAGGACCCTGACGAGGAGGGGGAGGATGAAGAAGGTCTCCCTGTTATGCTCTCCAGCCCAGAAGGGGACAGCCCCAAGGAATCACCTCCGGAAATCCTCCCTGGGGCCCATTCTGTGGTAGCCACTATGGGAGATGTGTGGCTCCCTTGGGCAGAGGGGTCGGGATGTGACAACCCTGTGACTCTGAATTCTCAGGGTCAGTTCGTTGGGGATTCAGGGAATGGGATGGGCCAGGACACTTCCTCTTTGCATAGAAATAAGGAGATAGCTGGGGTGACCTGCTCCCCAGGGGAGCCCATGACGGAAGCCCTGCTGGAATTCACCACTGAGGAGACAGGCAGCTTGGTTCCAATTTCTGGCAAGGAGCCAGTTGCTCCAGTCTTTATGCAGAGACGGGAACCCGGTCCGTGGGGGACTGAAGTCTCTTGCTCCAGCCTGGCTAGTCCCTGTGTAAGTTCCCAGGAGGAAGAGGGTTCAGGCCCAAGTCTTGCGCCCCCAAAGAGATCTCCTGCTATAGCGACCCCTAccgaatgtgtgtgtgttttgcctcCCCAGCTACGGGGGCCCTTGACCCAAACTCTGGGGGTCCTGGCTGGGCTGGTGGTGGTCCCTGTGGCTCTGAACAATGGTATGTCCATTCTGGTGCTTGCATTGTGCCTCTCTCTGGCCTGGTTCTCGTAG
- the LOC101412527 gene encoding putative G antigen family E member 3: protein MSWRVRSTSKSRGRGDDQELSQLVGPVVAKQPSDEQPEEEEPLIQSEAVATDQEREDEGASAVPGLDLEAIQQELAQLMMECERGDGPDVKGKNLPNLEPIKMSKSGEGQPQV, encoded by the exons ATGAGCTGGCGAGTAAGATCAACATCCAAATCTAGAGGAAGAGGAGATGATCAAGAGCTTTCCCAGTTGGTTGGACCTGTGGTT GCCAAACAGCCCAGTGATGAACAACCTGAAGAAGAAGAACCGTTGATCCAGAGTGAGGCTGTTGCCACTGAtcaagagagagaagatgaaggAGCGTCTGCAGTTCCAG GGCTTGACCTGGAAGCTATTCAACAGGAGCTGGCTCAGCTAATGATGGAGTGTGAACGTGGAGATGGTCCTGATGTCAAGGGGAAGAATCTTCCAAATCTAGAGCccattaaaatgtcaaaatcag
- the PPP1R3F gene encoding protein phosphatase 1 regulatory subunit 3F isoform X2 yields the protein MKNADENIPAVDHPDVQESVGPLVAPTPLRPWPQMTLQVSEVTVTGNPPEEGDVPRSSPPVAFTEVPQAPAIRILPSSSLCGLGSSPRDQASGPDASEGAAGPLLEPSQQQVEATWEVASENGGGRKDPMVRAVMDEPHGSLEVVNSLEELLSEDTIDQELEQLYLSHLSRLRAAVAAGGTGVGGEGPSDGGMSPSHPLGILTDRDLILKWPGPERALNSALAEEITLHYARLGRGVELIKDIEDPDEEGEDEEGLPVMLSSPEGDSPKESPPEILPGAHSVVATMGDVWLPWAEGSGCDNPVTLNSQGQFVGDSGNGMGQDTSSLHRNKEIAGVTCSPGEPMTEALLEFTTEETGSLVPISGKEPVAPVFMQRREPGPWGTEVSCSSLASPCVSSQEEEGSGPSLAPPKRSPAIATPTECVCVLPPQLRGPLTQTLGVLAGLVVVPVALNNGMSILVLALCLSLAWFS from the exons ATGAAGAATGCTGATGAGAATATCCCTGCTGTGG ATCATCCTGATGTCCAGGAGTCTGTGGGTCCCCTGGTGGCCCCCACCCCTCTCCGTCCATGGCCCCAGATGACACTTCAG GTTTCCGAAGTTACAGTGACTGGCAACCCCCCAGAGGAAGGTGACGTCCCCAGAAGCAGTCCGCCTGTGGCTTTCACAGAGGTCCCCCAGGCACCAGCCATCAGgattctcccctcctcctctctctgtgGCCTGGGCAGCTCCCCCAGGGACCAGGCTTCGGGCCCCGATGCAAGTGAGGGGGCAGCTGGGCCTCTTCTGGAACCTAGCCAGCAACAGGTGGAGGCCACATGGGAGGTAGCAAGTGAAAATGGAGGGGGCCGAAAGGACCCCATGGTGCGGGCTGTTATGGATGAGCCCCATGGGAGTCTGGAGGTTGTGAATAGTTTGGAGGAGTTGCTTAGCGAGGACACCATTGACCAGGAGCTGGAGCAGCTCTACCTGTCCCACCTAAGCCGCCTGCGGGCCGCTGTTGCTGCAGGTGGGACAGGAGTGGGTGGGGAGGGCCCATCAGATGGGGGGATGTCCCCCAGCCATCCCCTGGGCATACTCACGGACCGCGACCTGATCTTGAAGTGGCCTGGCCCTGAGCGAGCCCTGAACAGTGCCCTGGCTGAGGAGATCACGCTGCACTATGCCCGGCTGGGGCGTGGTGTGGAGCTCATCAAGGACATTGAGGACCCTGACGAGGAGGGGGAGGATGAAGAAGGTCTCCCTGTTATGCTCTCCAGCCCAGAAGGGGACAGCCCCAAGGAATCACCTCCGGAAATCCTCCCTGGGGCCCATTCTGTGGTAGCCACTATGGGAGATGTGTGGCTCCCTTGGGCAGAGGGGTCGGGATGTGACAACCCTGTGACTCTGAATTCTCAGGGTCAGTTCGTTGGGGATTCAGGGAATGGGATGGGCCAGGACACTTCCTCTTTGCATAGAAATAAGGAGATAGCTGGGGTGACCTGCTCCCCAGGGGAGCCCATGACGGAAGCCCTGCTGGAATTCACCACTGAGGAGACAGGCAGCTTGGTTCCAATTTCTGGCAAGGAGCCAGTTGCTCCAGTCTTTATGCAGAGACGGGAACCCGGTCCGTGGGGGACTGAAGTCTCTTGCTCCAGCCTGGCTAGTCCCTGTGTAAGTTCCCAGGAGGAAGAGGGTTCAGGCCCAAGTCTTGCGCCCCCAAAGAGATCTCCTGCTATAGCGACCCCTAccgaatgtgtgtgtgttttgcctcCCCAGCTACGGGGGCCCTTGACCCAAACTCTGGGGGTCCTGGCTGGGCTGGTGGTGGTCCCTGTGGCTCTGAACAATGGTATGTCCATTCTGGTGCTTGCATTGTGCCTCTCTCTGGCCTGGTTCTCGTAG
- the PPP1R3F gene encoding protein phosphatase 1 regulatory subunit 3F isoform X1, translating to MHSPTPASLYSLVFCTFSTMSMLDFHHWRIKRDSRRENSSCQVKTGPTTEAQKVPRGDRTGPSGHQIHALSPLPHRPNEDELRMKNADENIPAVADHPDVQESVGPLVAPTPLRPWPQMTLQVSEVTVTGNPPEEGDVPRSSPPVAFTEVPQAPAIRILPSSSLCGLGSSPRDQASGPDASEGAAGPLLEPSQQQVEATWEVASENGGGRKDPMVRAVMDEPHGSLEVVNSLEELLSEDTIDQELEQLYLSHLSRLRAAVAAGGTGVGGEGPSDGGMSPSHPLGILTDRDLILKWPGPERALNSALAEEITLHYARLGRGVELIKDIEDPDEEGEDEEGLPVMLSSPEGDSPKESPPEILPGAHSVVATMGDVWLPWAEGSGCDNPVTLNSQGQFVGDSGNGMGQDTSSLHRNKEIAGVTCSPGEPMTEALLEFTTEETGSLVPISGKEPVAPVFMQRREPGPWGTEVSCSSLASPCVSSQEEEGSGPSLAPPKRSPAIATPTECVCVLPPQLRGPLTQTLGVLAGLVVVPVALNNGMSILVLALCLSLAWFS from the exons ATGCATTCCCCCACCCCCGCTTCTTTATACTCTCTTGTATTTTGCACATTTTCTACAATGAGTATGTTGGACTTTCATCATTGGAGGATAAAAAGAGATAGCAGGAGAGAAAACAGTAGCTGTCAGGTGAAGACAGGGCCCACCACAGAGGCTCAGAAGGTGCCACGGGGTGACAGAACTGGCCCCTCAGGGCATCAGATCCAcgcactctctcctctgccccacAGGCCTAACGAGGACGAGCTGAGGATGAAGAATGCTGATGAGAATATCCCTGCTGTGG CAGATCATCCTGATGTCCAGGAGTCTGTGGGTCCCCTGGTGGCCCCCACCCCTCTCCGTCCATGGCCCCAGATGACACTTCAG GTTTCCGAAGTTACAGTGACTGGCAACCCCCCAGAGGAAGGTGACGTCCCCAGAAGCAGTCCGCCTGTGGCTTTCACAGAGGTCCCCCAGGCACCAGCCATCAGgattctcccctcctcctctctctgtgGCCTGGGCAGCTCCCCCAGGGACCAGGCTTCGGGCCCCGATGCAAGTGAGGGGGCAGCTGGGCCTCTTCTGGAACCTAGCCAGCAACAGGTGGAGGCCACATGGGAGGTAGCAAGTGAAAATGGAGGGGGCCGAAAGGACCCCATGGTGCGGGCTGTTATGGATGAGCCCCATGGGAGTCTGGAGGTTGTGAATAGTTTGGAGGAGTTGCTTAGCGAGGACACCATTGACCAGGAGCTGGAGCAGCTCTACCTGTCCCACCTAAGCCGCCTGCGGGCCGCTGTTGCTGCAGGTGGGACAGGAGTGGGTGGGGAGGGCCCATCAGATGGGGGGATGTCCCCCAGCCATCCCCTGGGCATACTCACGGACCGCGACCTGATCTTGAAGTGGCCTGGCCCTGAGCGAGCCCTGAACAGTGCCCTGGCTGAGGAGATCACGCTGCACTATGCCCGGCTGGGGCGTGGTGTGGAGCTCATCAAGGACATTGAGGACCCTGACGAGGAGGGGGAGGATGAAGAAGGTCTCCCTGTTATGCTCTCCAGCCCAGAAGGGGACAGCCCCAAGGAATCACCTCCGGAAATCCTCCCTGGGGCCCATTCTGTGGTAGCCACTATGGGAGATGTGTGGCTCCCTTGGGCAGAGGGGTCGGGATGTGACAACCCTGTGACTCTGAATTCTCAGGGTCAGTTCGTTGGGGATTCAGGGAATGGGATGGGCCAGGACACTTCCTCTTTGCATAGAAATAAGGAGATAGCTGGGGTGACCTGCTCCCCAGGGGAGCCCATGACGGAAGCCCTGCTGGAATTCACCACTGAGGAGACAGGCAGCTTGGTTCCAATTTCTGGCAAGGAGCCAGTTGCTCCAGTCTTTATGCAGAGACGGGAACCCGGTCCGTGGGGGACTGAAGTCTCTTGCTCCAGCCTGGCTAGTCCCTGTGTAAGTTCCCAGGAGGAAGAGGGTTCAGGCCCAAGTCTTGCGCCCCCAAAGAGATCTCCTGCTATAGCGACCCCTAccgaatgtgtgtgtgttttgcctcCCCAGCTACGGGGGCCCTTGACCCAAACTCTGGGGGTCCTGGCTGGGCTGGTGGTGGTCCCTGTGGCTCTGAACAATGGTATGTCCATTCTGGTGCTTGCATTGTGCCTCTCTCTGGCCTGGTTCTCGTAG